A single window of Methylacidimicrobium sp. AP8 DNA harbors:
- a CDS encoding ATPase, which yields MIKHRVTVPIQSKGNVGKSTEAIARLGWMSARGLSWRAFDLDSDNRTLSKAVPGVQVVELSEEPETDLIRLFRTVPESSLTLIDPRAHLSRILLRSLEAVRFFQYAGKEPDTRVTILFYPMDDLSVMDEIAEVVERVGNQADYVVVRNRARIPRIRMYEGSELEKELLSLGATTLEVPALLSDTRDALAALEIGLQRGISPVQALVDPEVKLDLIHRIILEDWLRLLFGRYERAAALLLAGEEAEKIARAAMTAADAEREPPRIRRGGKVNLQNLL from the coding sequence ATGATCAAGCATCGAGTGACCGTCCCGATTCAAAGCAAGGGCAACGTGGGTAAATCGACGGAGGCAATCGCCCGTCTGGGCTGGATGTCGGCGCGAGGCCTCTCCTGGCGGGCGTTCGACCTCGATTCGGACAATCGCACCTTATCCAAGGCTGTTCCGGGTGTTCAGGTGGTCGAGCTTTCCGAGGAACCGGAGACCGATCTGATCCGCCTTTTCCGCACCGTTCCGGAGTCGTCCCTTACCCTGATCGATCCGCGCGCGCACCTTTCGCGCATTCTGCTCCGCTCCTTGGAGGCCGTGCGCTTTTTCCAGTACGCGGGCAAGGAGCCGGACACCCGCGTTACCATCCTTTTCTACCCCATGGACGATCTGTCTGTCATGGACGAGATCGCGGAGGTGGTCGAACGCGTAGGGAATCAGGCGGACTATGTCGTCGTCCGGAACCGGGCTCGTATCCCGCGCATTCGCATGTACGAGGGCAGCGAGCTGGAGAAGGAGCTGCTCTCCCTTGGGGCTACGACCCTGGAGGTGCCGGCGCTGCTCTCCGATACCCGAGACGCTCTTGCCGCTCTGGAAATCGGATTGCAGCGGGGGATCTCGCCGGTGCAGGCGCTCGTCGATCCGGAGGTGAAGCTCGATCTGATTCACCGGATCATTCTGGAAGATTGGCTTCGGCTCCTCTTCGGGCGGTACGAACGGGCGGCCGCTCTTCTTTTGGCGGGAGAGGAAGCGGAAAAGATCGCTCGCGCCGCTATGACGGCGGCGGATGCCGAGCGGGAGCCCCCGAGGATTCGACGGGGAGGGAAGGTGAATCTTCAAAACCTTTTATGA
- the speA gene encoding biosynthetic arginine decarboxylase, with translation MSAKPPWSISQALQTYQIPRWGSGYFSINEAGHMTVRPLQDKGPELDLLEVVAMARERKLQFPLLLRFQDILRHRVENLNRAFLDAIEEAGYRERFRAVFPIKVNQLQEVVEEVLDAGAPYHHGLEVGSKPELFAALALHRDPEGLIICNGFKDSLFIETALLGRKLNKLIFLVLEKPTELDVAIEASRRLGVDPLLGVRIRLSAKGRGRWALSSGESAKFGLSTPELLEVTDRLRQHGMERCLRLVHFHIGSQIPDIITIKRAVREATRYYARLRQLGFPVAYLDVGGGLGVDYDGSRSTDSSINYTLQEYARDVVYNVAEICDEEKVPHPCLISESGRAVAAHHSLLVVDAFGSIEKERASSAAMGTEPHKLVRELLEVKKLLATRKNRLEHYHDALQIKEDALSMFDLGLLDLHTKAHVETLYWEISKEVLSLYEGAKQVPEEIRKLGASLCDQFLCNFSVFQSLIDYWALGQVFPIVPIHELHRPPTRRAILADITCDSDGKISTFIDGDDSVQSTIPLHDFTGKPYLVGIFLIGAYQDIMGDLHNLLGRVNEAHVFLDADEPQGFYIEETIPALSIAEALASVQYETHALQRAFKAQIDAAIKGDVLKPNEGMRILEFYEAGLRHPTYLEFSYPTSFTPTSAPPSLVAG, from the coding sequence ATGAGCGCCAAACCCCCCTGGAGCATCTCCCAAGCCCTGCAAACCTACCAGATACCGAGATGGGGCTCGGGGTACTTTTCCATCAACGAGGCCGGACACATGACCGTTCGCCCGCTGCAGGACAAGGGCCCGGAACTCGACCTGCTCGAAGTGGTGGCGATGGCCAGAGAGCGCAAGCTGCAGTTCCCGCTTTTGCTCCGTTTTCAAGATATTTTGCGCCATCGGGTCGAAAACCTCAACCGGGCGTTCCTCGACGCCATCGAGGAGGCGGGTTACCGCGAGCGCTTTCGCGCCGTCTTCCCGATCAAGGTCAACCAGCTCCAGGAGGTTGTGGAAGAGGTGCTCGACGCCGGCGCTCCGTACCATCACGGGCTGGAAGTCGGAAGCAAGCCCGAGCTCTTCGCCGCCCTAGCGCTCCATCGGGATCCGGAGGGCCTTATCATTTGCAACGGATTCAAGGACAGCCTTTTTATCGAAACCGCGCTCCTCGGGCGAAAGCTCAACAAGCTGATCTTTCTCGTCTTGGAAAAGCCCACGGAGCTCGACGTCGCAATCGAGGCCTCCCGAAGATTGGGAGTCGATCCGCTCCTCGGGGTGCGCATCCGGCTTTCCGCCAAGGGCCGGGGACGATGGGCTCTCTCCAGCGGGGAGAGCGCGAAGTTCGGCCTCTCCACCCCGGAGCTCCTCGAAGTCACCGACCGCTTGCGGCAGCACGGAATGGAGCGCTGCCTGCGGCTCGTTCACTTCCACATCGGCTCGCAAATTCCCGATATCATCACCATCAAGCGCGCCGTTCGCGAAGCGACCCGCTATTACGCCCGCCTACGCCAATTGGGATTCCCGGTCGCCTACCTCGATGTCGGCGGAGGCCTGGGGGTCGACTATGACGGGAGCCGCTCCACCGACTCGAGCATCAACTACACCCTGCAAGAGTACGCCCGCGATGTCGTCTACAACGTGGCCGAAATTTGCGACGAGGAGAAAGTCCCCCACCCGTGCCTGATCTCCGAAAGCGGGCGCGCGGTGGCCGCTCACCATTCGCTTCTAGTCGTAGACGCCTTCGGCTCCATTGAAAAGGAGCGGGCTTCGTCGGCCGCGATGGGAACCGAGCCGCACAAGCTCGTCCGGGAGCTCCTCGAGGTGAAGAAGCTGCTTGCGACTCGGAAAAATCGGCTCGAGCACTATCACGATGCCCTCCAAATCAAGGAGGACGCGCTTTCCATGTTCGACCTCGGCCTGCTCGATCTCCACACCAAAGCGCACGTGGAAACGCTCTACTGGGAAATCAGCAAGGAGGTCCTCTCTCTCTACGAGGGGGCGAAGCAGGTCCCGGAAGAAATTCGCAAGCTGGGGGCCTCGCTCTGCGACCAGTTCCTTTGCAACTTCTCTGTCTTCCAGTCTCTGATCGATTACTGGGCTCTGGGCCAGGTTTTTCCCATCGTGCCCATCCACGAACTCCACCGGCCGCCGACGCGTCGTGCAATCCTTGCCGACATCACTTGCGATTCCGACGGCAAGATCTCGACGTTCATCGACGGGGACGACTCCGTTCAGAGCACCATTCCGCTCCACGACTTCACCGGAAAGCCTTATCTTGTCGGCATTTTCCTCATCGGGGCCTACCAAGACATCATGGGCGACCTCCACAACCTCTTGGGCAGAGTGAACGAGGCCCACGTCTTCCTGGATGCCGACGAACCGCAAGGATTCTACATCGAAGAAACGATCCCGGCGCTCTCGATCGCGGAAGCGCTGGCGTCGGTCCAGTACGAGACTCACGCCCTCCAGCGCGCGTTCAAAGCACAGATCGATGCCGCCATCAAGGGCGACGTGCTCAAGCCGAACGAGGGGATGCGCATCCTGGAGTTTTACGAGGCCGGGCTCCGTCACCCGACCTACCTGGAATTTTCCTATCCCACCAGCTTCACCCCGACCTCGGCGCCGCCGTCGCTGGTGGCCGGCTGA
- a CDS encoding bifunctional nuclease family protein — MNDLVPVEVVGILPTGPQGFAVFLGNEEKVFVINVDSYVGRAIMMALRGERNERPLTHELIGLIFEGFSISIDRVIVNDLRNNTYFARLLLHAESEVHKKMIEIDARPSDCLTLALQAKRPILVAREVWDEVEDMSELLEKMREAQRKQQEPPDEPFFGGETK, encoded by the coding sequence ATGAATGATCTCGTCCCCGTCGAGGTCGTGGGCATTCTCCCGACCGGCCCGCAAGGATTCGCCGTCTTCCTCGGTAACGAGGAAAAGGTGTTTGTGATCAATGTCGATAGCTACGTCGGCCGAGCGATCATGATGGCGTTGCGGGGGGAGCGCAACGAGCGCCCGCTGACCCACGAGCTGATCGGGTTGATCTTCGAAGGCTTTTCGATCTCCATCGATCGAGTCATCGTCAACGACTTGCGAAACAATACCTATTTTGCGCGGCTTCTCCTGCACGCGGAAAGCGAGGTACACAAGAAGATGATCGAGATCGACGCTCGCCCAAGCGACTGCCTGACGCTCGCTTTGCAGGCGAAGCGCCCGATCCTCGTGGCGCGCGAGGTGTGGGACGAAGTCGAGGACATGAGCGAGCTTTTGGAAAAGATGCGCGAGGCCCAACGCAAGCAGCAGGAGCCGCCCGACGAACCGTTCTTCGGCGGCGAGACCAAATAA
- a CDS encoding Rrf2 family transcriptional regulator has product MVLTRRSKYALRALVYLARSRGKGSILIGEIAEKERIPKKFLEAILLELKNKGILESRRGKGGGYQLADVPDAILVGQIIRLMDGPIAPVRCVSGSAYAACEDCPDEETCTIRVVMKEVREKICEVVDRTTLSDLVRKDEELRLATRRAISFDI; this is encoded by the coding sequence ATGGTCCTTACCCGAAGAAGCAAATACGCCTTACGCGCCCTCGTCTACTTGGCGCGTTCCCGGGGGAAAGGCAGCATCCTCATCGGAGAGATCGCGGAGAAGGAACGAATCCCCAAAAAGTTTTTGGAAGCGATCCTGCTCGAACTCAAAAACAAGGGCATTCTGGAGAGCCGCCGAGGCAAAGGGGGAGGCTATCAGCTCGCCGACGTCCCGGATGCGATCCTCGTCGGCCAGATTATCCGGCTGATGGACGGGCCGATCGCACCTGTCCGCTGCGTGAGCGGGAGCGCCTACGCGGCGTGCGAGGACTGTCCGGACGAGGAGACCTGCACGATTCGGGTCGTCATGAAGGAAGTCCGGGAAAAGATCTGCGAGGTGGTGGATCGGACCACCCTTTCCGACTTGGTCCGGAAAGACGAGGAGCTGAGGCTGGCGACTCGTCGCGCGATCAGCTTCGACATCTGA
- a CDS encoding LysR family transcriptional regulator, whose protein sequence is MQLETLKVFRDLVDSRSFSKAAQCNSISQSAVSQQIRGLEERFRLPLLERGAGRRIGLTPEGELVYQTAKEIVALYQTLQNRIAEVRNTIAGTIRVSTIYSVGLYELPSYLKKFLREYPKVNVRVEYRHSRQVYEDVADGSCDVGIVAFPVVRKGMKAIPFRTDRLIFLCHPQHPLAKRKEVELEEIARHGFVGFTSDMPTRKGIDQLFRDRNLEIRPVMEFDNIETVKRAVEINIGVSIVPAATVAQEVLNGSLSAVEIAGEPHYRPIALLYKSGRILSPAVKRFLEVLQEDNKTEGTVEADTPKAVGE, encoded by the coding sequence ATGCAACTGGAGACCTTAAAGGTCTTTCGTGATCTTGTCGATTCGCGGAGCTTCAGCAAAGCCGCGCAGTGCAATTCCATCTCCCAATCGGCCGTCAGCCAGCAAATTCGGGGGCTCGAAGAGCGTTTTCGGCTTCCGCTGCTGGAACGGGGTGCCGGTCGGCGCATCGGCCTGACTCCGGAAGGGGAGCTCGTGTACCAGACGGCCAAGGAGATCGTCGCCCTCTACCAGACCCTCCAGAATCGGATTGCGGAGGTAAGGAACACGATCGCCGGCACGATTCGGGTTTCGACGATTTACAGCGTCGGGCTCTACGAGCTGCCTTCCTATCTGAAAAAGTTCCTCCGCGAGTATCCGAAGGTAAACGTGCGCGTGGAGTACCGTCATTCGCGACAGGTATATGAAGATGTCGCCGATGGATCTTGCGATGTGGGAATCGTTGCGTTTCCTGTTGTCCGCAAGGGGATGAAGGCCATCCCGTTCCGAACGGATCGGCTCATTTTCCTCTGCCATCCGCAGCATCCGCTGGCCAAGCGGAAGGAAGTGGAACTGGAAGAGATCGCCCGGCACGGTTTCGTCGGCTTTACCTCGGACATGCCGACGCGGAAGGGGATTGATCAGCTCTTCCGGGATCGCAACCTGGAAATCCGGCCGGTGATGGAGTTCGACAACATCGAAACGGTGAAGCGGGCCGTCGAGATCAACATCGGAGTTTCCATCGTGCCTGCCGCAACTGTGGCGCAAGAAGTGCTCAACGGATCGCTCTCGGCGGTGGAAATTGCGGGAGAACCTCACTACCGGCCGATCGCCTTGCTCTACAAGTCGGGCAGAATCCTCTCCCCGGCCGTCAAGCGCTTCTTGGAGGTTCTTCAGGAAGACAACAAGACCGAGGGGACCGTCGAAGCGGACACGCCGAAGGCCGTGGGCGAGTAG
- a CDS encoding TerC family protein, giving the protein MGSFFYAFLALFVLLAVLDGLSAKSLGEVSLGRALLLSLLWLLFSLGCGGYLWMAQGAAAALDFAAIYGIEYILSIDNLFAFYGTFRLFGIRGAAQSQLLTLGVLLALLLRAILIWGGLSLLGKHNAIFPLFGLLLLAAAIRLSRKPGPNAVVVAGRGTGAFPPSEAAKTPGWITRRDGRIRPTPRLLALLSIELADLLFALDSVPAAFAISLDPAVVFPANLCAVIGLRSLYPLVQQAADRLAWLTRAIPWVLALMGAELCAKPWLSIPTMHTLLLIAGLFLGAVVLSRARKKGPRNA; this is encoded by the coding sequence ATGGGCTCTTTCTTCTACGCTTTTCTGGCCCTCTTCGTTCTACTTGCGGTTCTCGATGGGCTCTCGGCCAAGAGCTTGGGGGAGGTTTCGCTCGGCCGCGCTCTCCTCCTAAGTCTCCTCTGGTTGCTCTTTTCGCTCGGCTGCGGCGGTTATCTTTGGATGGCGCAGGGCGCCGCTGCGGCCCTCGACTTCGCCGCGATCTACGGAATCGAATATATCCTAAGCATCGATAACCTCTTTGCCTTTTACGGGACCTTCCGTCTCTTCGGCATTCGCGGCGCGGCCCAGTCCCAACTGCTTACGCTGGGCGTCCTTCTCGCTCTCCTCCTGCGCGCCATCCTGATCTGGGGCGGCTTGAGCCTCCTTGGGAAACACAACGCGATCTTTCCCTTGTTCGGACTCCTGCTCTTGGCCGCGGCCATCCGCCTTTCCCGGAAGCCCGGGCCGAACGCCGTCGTCGTCGCCGGACGCGGCACCGGCGCCTTCCCTCCGTCGGAGGCGGCAAAGACGCCCGGATGGATCACGCGCCGCGACGGCCGGATCCGGCCGACCCCTCGACTGCTCGCCCTTTTATCCATCGAGCTGGCCGACCTTCTCTTCGCCTTGGATTCGGTTCCCGCGGCGTTCGCCATTTCTCTGGATCCCGCCGTAGTGTTTCCGGCCAACCTCTGCGCCGTGATCGGTCTCCGGTCTCTCTACCCCCTTGTCCAACAAGCAGCCGACCGGCTGGCCTGGCTGACCAGGGCTATCCCCTGGGTCCTGGCGCTGATGGGAGCGGAACTCTGCGCCAAGCCCTGGCTCTCGATCCCCACAATGCATACCCTGCTGCTCATCGCCGGCCTCTTCCTTGGCGCAGTCGTCCTGTCCCGAGCGCGGAAAAAAGGACCCCGCAACGCCTAA
- a CDS encoding leucyl aminopeptidase encodes MGAVLTVEELPQQGDRVVFVRKGEFSMPGVPPEEFDGAKLATLLWREAQGRTVYVGLGDGPVTADLLRKAAGTGVKLLRKLGGEEIHLDCTAYPEWAGVAVEGALLASYRFEDFRMPESRSKTMLRTLTAAVGKADSGKVRAEVERSVILAEAVNYVRQIGNQPANVVTPAVLAEKARELAAEWRLSCTILGPKELEEGGFGGILAVGKGSDNPPRLIVLEHRPTDAPPVVVVGKAVTFDSGGISIKPGEHMDEMKFDKMGGCAVLGILLAASRLRLPVPLVGVVASAENMPSARAYRPGDVIRSFGGKTIEVLNTDAEGRILLADAIGYAVERFAPRVLFDLATLTGACIVALGRNRAGVFSPDPLLRDRLWQLGEEAGDPVWPLPLGEEFGEAIRSDVALVKNVSGAREGGASVGAAFLQHWVGKIPWVHLDIAGPAWVNRELPYLEKGVTGCGVRLLIRYLLSLATQEPRS; translated from the coding sequence ATGGGTGCGGTCTTGACGGTGGAGGAGTTGCCGCAGCAGGGCGATCGCGTCGTCTTTGTGCGCAAGGGGGAGTTTTCCATGCCGGGAGTGCCGCCGGAAGAGTTCGACGGCGCGAAGCTGGCCACTTTGCTCTGGCGGGAAGCGCAAGGACGCACCGTCTACGTCGGTTTGGGAGACGGTCCCGTTACGGCCGATCTTCTCCGGAAGGCGGCGGGGACCGGAGTCAAGCTCCTGCGCAAGCTGGGAGGAGAGGAGATCCACCTCGATTGCACCGCCTATCCGGAATGGGCCGGCGTTGCCGTCGAAGGGGCCCTGCTCGCTTCCTATCGGTTCGAGGATTTTCGGATGCCCGAGTCCCGAAGCAAGACGATGCTGCGAACGCTCACGGCGGCTGTGGGCAAGGCCGATTCCGGAAAGGTCCGCGCCGAGGTCGAGCGTTCCGTCATCCTGGCCGAGGCCGTCAACTACGTTCGACAGATCGGCAATCAACCCGCCAACGTCGTGACCCCGGCGGTGCTCGCCGAAAAGGCGCGGGAGCTCGCCGCCGAATGGCGGCTCTCTTGCACCATCCTGGGTCCGAAGGAACTGGAAGAGGGCGGCTTCGGGGGCATTCTCGCCGTGGGGAAGGGATCGGATAACCCGCCCCGGTTGATCGTTTTGGAACATCGGCCGACGGACGCCCCGCCGGTCGTCGTCGTAGGCAAGGCTGTCACCTTCGATTCCGGGGGAATCTCGATCAAGCCCGGCGAGCACATGGACGAGATGAAGTTCGACAAGATGGGAGGCTGTGCGGTCCTCGGGATCCTGCTCGCGGCGAGCCGGCTGCGTTTGCCCGTCCCGCTGGTCGGCGTCGTCGCCAGCGCCGAGAACATGCCAAGCGCCCGTGCCTATCGTCCTGGAGACGTGATCCGCAGCTTCGGGGGGAAGACGATCGAGGTGCTCAACACCGATGCCGAAGGACGGATCCTTCTCGCCGACGCGATCGGTTATGCCGTGGAGCGCTTCGCGCCGCGGGTGCTCTTCGACCTTGCTACCTTGACGGGTGCCTGCATCGTGGCCTTGGGCCGGAATCGTGCCGGAGTGTTCTCTCCGGACCCGCTCCTTCGGGACCGGCTGTGGCAGCTCGGGGAGGAGGCGGGGGATCCGGTCTGGCCTCTGCCCTTGGGGGAAGAGTTCGGGGAGGCCATTCGGAGCGATGTGGCGCTGGTGAAGAACGTCTCGGGCGCTCGAGAGGGGGGTGCATCGGTCGGAGCCGCTTTCCTCCAGCATTGGGTGGGGAAGATCCCTTGGGTTCACCTGGACATTGCGGGACCGGCTTGGGTCAACCGCGAGCTTCCCTACTTGGAGAAAGGGGTGACGGGTTGCGGTGTGCGGCTCCTGATCCGCTATCTGCTTTCCCTGGCAACCCAAGAACCCCGGTCATGA
- a CDS encoding YggS family pyridoxal phosphate-dependent enzyme, with protein MNYAQATTLSDRLAELRQRIEVAAAKSGRPPEAIRLVAATKSQPPEVLAELFSLGVEDIGENRVQEAAAKREILGSKGTWHFIGHLQTNKAKRAAHLFDWVQSVDSPELAHALSQGAEALGRRISVLIQVNISGETTKFGIPPEETESLTYEVNSLPGLELHGFFTIAPFAEDPERVRPVFAGMRTLRDRIQAQTGFALPVLSMGMSHDFPIAIEEGSTMVRIGTALLGPRRSRIHR; from the coding sequence ATGAACTACGCCCAAGCAACGACATTGTCGGACCGGCTGGCCGAGCTCCGGCAACGCATCGAGGTCGCCGCAGCCAAGTCCGGGCGTCCTCCGGAGGCGATCCGTCTTGTTGCCGCCACAAAATCGCAGCCTCCGGAAGTCTTGGCCGAGCTGTTTTCTCTGGGAGTCGAAGACATCGGCGAAAATCGGGTCCAGGAAGCGGCCGCAAAGCGCGAGATTTTGGGATCGAAGGGGACATGGCATTTTATCGGGCATCTCCAGACGAACAAGGCGAAGCGAGCCGCTCACCTCTTCGACTGGGTGCAGTCGGTCGATTCTCCGGAGCTGGCGCACGCTCTCTCCCAGGGAGCCGAGGCCCTGGGGCGGAGGATTTCGGTGTTGATCCAGGTGAATATTTCCGGGGAAACGACCAAGTTCGGAATCCCTCCCGAGGAGACCGAATCGCTCACCTACGAGGTCAATTCCCTCCCCGGACTGGAGCTGCATGGCTTCTTCACTATCGCGCCCTTTGCGGAGGACCCGGAAAGGGTTCGGCCCGTCTTCGCGGGCATGCGGACGCTACGAGATCGAATCCAGGCCCAAACGGGATTCGCCCTTCCCGTTCTCTCGATGGGCATGAGCCACGACTTTCCGATCGCGATCGAGGAGGGAAGCACGATGGTCCGCATCGGCACGGCCCTGCTCGGCCCGCGGCGGTCGCGCATCCACCGATGA
- a CDS encoding 4-hydroxy-3-methylbut-2-enyl diphosphate reductase has protein sequence MSIASSPAKVNLRTPEVMSVVQAEVEKHYRSPLVEHLQATGGCLAAAGLTVRLAKAFGFCYGVERAIDLAYATTKVFPDRRIFLLGEIIHNPEVNDQLTAMGIQRLQEHGGESDLDDLNASDVVIVPAFGAQVKTMARIAQIGCRIVDTTCGDVMTVWKRVRQYRREGVTSIIHGKAWHEETKATASRAVGEDGSGHYLVVYDLAETDLVCEYIRKGGNKEEFLRRFQGAISPSFDPDIHLQFVGVANQTTMMRGETEEVQRRIRQAIIDRYGPEKLSEHFRYFDTICGATQERQDALREMLDHQKLDLLIVVGGYNSSNTSHLAEMGESRLPTYFLKNAEKIISTRRILHWDLHKGCEVLTEPWLPEGDVEIGITAGASCPNNLIEETIRRLYELRGVDVTAILPVSGG, from the coding sequence ATGAGTATAGCCTCCTCACCGGCAAAGGTAAATTTGCGAACCCCGGAAGTCATGAGCGTCGTGCAAGCGGAGGTGGAGAAACACTATCGGAGTCCACTGGTCGAGCATCTGCAGGCTACGGGAGGATGCCTTGCCGCAGCGGGCCTGACGGTGCGCCTGGCCAAGGCGTTCGGATTCTGCTACGGGGTCGAGCGGGCAATCGACTTGGCCTATGCCACTACCAAGGTGTTCCCCGATCGACGCATCTTTCTCCTGGGCGAAATCATCCATAACCCCGAGGTGAACGATCAGTTGACAGCCATGGGCATTCAGCGCCTGCAGGAACACGGAGGCGAGTCGGATCTCGATGATCTCAATGCTTCGGATGTCGTGATCGTCCCTGCTTTCGGGGCCCAGGTCAAAACGATGGCGCGCATCGCCCAGATCGGGTGCCGGATCGTCGATACGACCTGCGGAGACGTGATGACGGTCTGGAAGCGGGTCCGGCAGTATCGGAGGGAGGGTGTGACCTCGATCATTCACGGAAAGGCGTGGCATGAGGAGACCAAGGCCACCGCTTCCCGCGCCGTCGGGGAAGACGGCAGCGGCCACTACCTGGTGGTCTACGACTTGGCCGAGACCGATCTTGTCTGCGAGTACATCCGCAAAGGTGGAAACAAGGAGGAGTTCCTCCGGAGGTTTCAAGGGGCCATCTCGCCGTCGTTCGACCCGGATATCCATTTGCAGTTCGTCGGTGTCGCCAATCAGACCACGATGATGCGGGGCGAAACCGAGGAGGTGCAGCGGCGGATCCGTCAAGCCATCATCGACCGCTACGGACCGGAGAAGCTTTCGGAGCACTTCCGCTACTTCGATACCATTTGCGGCGCAACGCAAGAACGGCAAGACGCGCTGCGCGAGATGCTCGATCACCAGAAACTCGATCTTTTGATCGTCGTCGGGGGCTACAACAGCAGCAATACCAGCCATTTGGCGGAAATGGGAGAAAGCCGCCTGCCGACCTATTTCCTCAAAAACGCCGAAAAGATCATCTCCACCCGCCGGATCCTCCATTGGGATTTGCACAAGGGATGCGAGGTGCTCACCGAGCCCTGGCTTCCCGAGGGCGATGTCGAGATCGGAATCACCGCTGGCGCCTCTTGTCCGAACAACCTGATCGAGGAAACGATCCGGCGCCTTTATGAGTTGCGCGGCGTCGACGTCACGGCGATTCTTCCTGTTTCCGGCGGCTGA
- a CDS encoding dihydroorotate dehydrogenase-like protein: protein MPNLETRYLGLSLRSPLIASSSPLTGSLARIREMEAAGIGAVVLPSLFEEQILREEMAEHAQQDYGGTLEGFSKLEEFRFSARAYLDHIRALKSSVGIPVIASLNGASSGWWTRYAKMLEEAGADALELNIYSVPTDPDKAGAEIEMELLDIVRLVRAQIRIPLAVKLSAFYTNIAHLAKRLQAAGIQGAVFFNRFYQPDIDVERLTLRSGLLPGSSRDVRVPLTWIGILYGRVGIDLAATGGIMEAADAIKVILAGAQAAMLCSVLLEHGVASVGRLLEQIAQWMRRHGYESIEQWRGLLSQKNCADPESFERAQYVAAVGGGSA, encoded by the coding sequence ATGCCGAACTTGGAAACGCGGTACCTTGGCTTATCTCTACGCTCTCCGCTGATCGCCTCCTCTTCACCGCTGACCGGATCGCTCGCGAGGATCCGGGAGATGGAGGCGGCGGGGATCGGAGCAGTGGTGCTCCCCTCCCTTTTCGAGGAACAGATTCTCAGGGAGGAGATGGCGGAGCACGCGCAGCAGGATTACGGCGGGACCTTGGAGGGGTTCTCCAAGCTCGAAGAGTTCCGGTTCAGCGCCCGAGCCTATCTCGATCACATTCGGGCGCTCAAGTCCTCGGTAGGGATTCCCGTCATCGCCAGCCTGAACGGAGCGAGCTCGGGCTGGTGGACCCGTTATGCCAAGATGCTTGAGGAAGCGGGAGCCGACGCCCTGGAGCTCAATATCTATTCGGTGCCGACCGATCCGGACAAAGCCGGGGCGGAGATCGAGATGGAACTGCTCGACATCGTGCGGCTGGTCCGCGCCCAGATTCGAATTCCGCTGGCGGTCAAGCTCAGCGCATTTTATACCAACATCGCCCACCTGGCGAAGCGGCTCCAGGCGGCGGGAATCCAAGGGGCGGTATTCTTCAATCGCTTCTACCAACCGGATATCGACGTGGAACGGTTGACGCTCCGGAGCGGGCTCTTGCCGGGCTCTTCCCGAGATGTCCGGGTGCCGCTGACTTGGATCGGCATCCTTTACGGCCGCGTGGGGATCGATCTGGCGGCTACCGGCGGGATCATGGAGGCCGCCGACGCGATCAAGGTCATTCTGGCCGGAGCGCAAGCCGCGATGCTCTGTTCCGTGCTCCTGGAGCACGGTGTGGCCTCGGTCGGGCGATTGCTCGAACAGATCGCCCAGTGGATGCGGCGCCACGGGTACGAATCGATCGAGCAGTGGCGGGGCCTGCTGAGCCAGAAGAACTGTGCCGATCCGGAGAGCTTCGAGAGGGCGCAGTACGTGGCGGCGGTGGGCGGGGGTTCGGCCTGA